Part of the Streptomyces sp. NBC_00457 genome, GATCTCTGCCACGAATCTCATCCCTATATGCAGATGGTGTCCACGTATGCAGATGGAGGCTAGGTGGGTGAACGGGTTAGGTCAATGGGTGGCCGGGCACGGACGGCCGCAGATTTACGATGTCCCCATGTCGGAGGGGAGAGGTGTTCGCGGCGTGAAGTCGGCGTCCCGGACGGTCGCGCTGCTGGAACTGCTCGCCGCCCGGGGCGAGGAACCCTCGCGCCTGGATCAGCTCGCCGAGGAACTGGGCGTGCCGCGCAGCAGCATGTACCAGCTGTTGCGGACCCTGGTCGACTGCGGCTGGGTCCGCACCGACGCCACCGGCTCGCTGTACGGCATCGGGATCCGCGCACTCCTCACCGGCACCAGCTATCTCGACGGCGACCGGCGCATCCGTGCGGTCCGCCCGTACCTGGACGAGGCGTCGGACGCGCTCGGCGAGACGATCCACCTGGCGCGGCTCGACGGCGGCGACGTCGTCTATCTCGCCACCCGGGAGTCCCACGAGTATCTGCGCACCATCAGCCGGGTCGGCCGCCGCGTCCCGGCCCACGCCGGCGCCCTCGGCAAGGCCCTGCTCGCCGAACGCCCCGACGGTGAACTCCCGCTCCCCGAGGACCCGTTGACCGCCCTCACGGAGAACACGCACACGACCCGCGCCGCCCTGCTGGCCGACCTGGCCCGGGTACGCGAGCGCGGCTACTCCGTCGACCGCCAGGAGACGGTGACCGGCATCGCGGGCTTCGGCTTCGCCCTGCGGTACGGCGCCCCGGCGACCGACGCCATCAGCTGCTCGGTCCCGGTGGCCCGGCTCACCCCGGACCACGAGGCCCGTATCGTCGCCGTGATGCGGGAGATACGGGCGAAGATCGAGGCCCATCTGCCGCGTGCCCCGGGGGCACCGGACTGGCGCTGAGCGCCGCGCGTGCGCCCGGTCACGGGGAGGCCGGGTTCAGCCCGCCCAGCGGCCCGACGTGAACGTCACCGCGAGGACCACCATCAGCGGCGCGACCACGACGAGGTACGCCTCCTTCACCCAGCCGCGCCGCAGGCTCCAGTGGGCCAGGCCCGTCCACAGGGGCCACCAGAGCAGCGTGGCGCGGGGAATGGACAGGTACCAGTACGACGTGCCGAGAGCCCAGAGGTTGAGCGCGATGAAGACGGCCTCCGGCCAGCGGCGGCGGTACAGCAGCAGGGCCAGCAGCACGAGCCCGGTCGCCATCGCGGCCAGCTCCAGCTGGAACTCCCAGGCGTAGCCGGTGGTCAGGAGGTGGTCGAAGGCGTTGTCCCGGGTGTGCCGGAACGCTTCGGCGGGGGTGTGGAAGTCCCGGTACCAGCCGCGTTCCTGGGCGTGCTTCCAGGCCATCCAGTCGCCGGTCTGTGCGTGCAAGTAGACCGTGTAGACCGCGGCGGGCAGGACGGGCAGCGCGCACCAGGGCAGCGCGCGCATCCGGCGCTCGCCGCGGCGGTCGTCCCGGGCCAGCAGGAACTCGACGAGGATCGCGGCGGCCAGGAACAGCCCGCTGACCCGGGTGGTGGTGGCCGCTGCGCCGAGCAGGCCGGCGAGGGGCCAGTTGCGGTTCTTCGCCGCGAGCCAGGCCGGCAGCGCGAACGCGAGGAAGAGCGCTTCGGTGTATCCGGCGGCCAGGAACACCGCGGTCGGCGACAACAGCAGGAAGGTGACGGCCCGTTGGCCCGCCCGGGCACCGTCCGGGTGGCCGAGCCCGGCGATCCGGCCCAGCGCCACCACCGCCACGGCGCCGCTGACCAGGGAGATCAGCAGCCCGGCCACGGTCCAGTCGGGGATGACGGTGTGTACGGCGCGGAGGGTGAACGGGAAGCCCGGGAAGAAGGCCACCCGGTTGTCGGAGGCGGGGTCCATCCCCGGGAAGGAGCCGAAGTACCCGTATTCGGCTATGTGTCGGTAGTGGGCCCAGTCCCACCGCTCCCAGTGGGACAGCCACGGGGCCGGTGACTTGGCGTCCCCGTCGGCGGGGAACAGCCACGCGGTGCAGTAGGTGACGAGCCACAGTCCGAGGCGGGTGAGGGCGTAGAGCCGCAGCACCCGGCGGTCCGCGGGGGTCAGCCGGTCGAGCAGTCGCCGCCGTGGTGGGGCGGCACGAGGCACTTTCCTTACGGGACTTGCGACGTTCCGTTCGGGCAGGGTCGCGGTCATCGTGCATCCATTCCTGGGTCCGCCGGGTTACGGGACGCCGAGTTCGAAGAGGACGTAGCCCGCGTAGGAACCGGAGGCCACCGCGGCTATGGAGAGCACCGTGAGCTGGAGGCGCAGGCTGAGCCGGCGCAGCGCCAGGGCGAGCGGGATGAACAGCGGGAACGCCGGGAGCAGATAGCGGGAGACGTTGCCGAAGATCTGCTGGCTGCCCAGGACCAGGGCGAGGGTGACGGCGGTGTAGACGACCAGGACGGCAGGCGGGCGCAGCCGGATCAGCAACGGGAGGAACACGGCCGCCAGCAGCACCACGCAGACGCCGACGATGTCCGCGTAGGGCCAGGCGAAGAGGTAGTCCTTGTGGCCGACCGGGACGGAGGTGAGGACGTCGAGGGTGTACTTGCCGTAGTCGAACTCGTGGGCCCAGGCGCCGGATTGGAGCTTGAAGTAGCCGCCGTAGTCGCCCATGCGATGGCCGACCCAGAGCAGGTAGGCGAAGAGGCCGAGGGGGGCGACGGCCACCGCCGCGAGTGGGCGCAGGATGCCTTCGTGGCGCCGGTGCCGGTGGATGGCGAGGAGTGCGGCGACGGCGAGGGCGGCGATCAGGGCGCCGGCGGTGGGGCGGTTGAGGCCGGCCGCGCAGGTGAGGAGGCCGGCGGTGAGCCAGTTCCGGCGCATGACCGCGTAGCAGGCCCAGGCGGCCAGGGCGACGTAGAGGGAGTCGGAGTAGACCGCCCACTCCACGCCGGAGCCGGGCCAGACGGCGAACAGCCCGGCCGCGGTCAGCCCGGCGCGCGGGCCGCCGAGGTGCGCGGTGACGGCGTAGATCCCCAGGGCGGCGGCGAAGGAGGCGACGACCGAGACGAGCAGTCCGGCGCCGAAGGTGCCCAGGCCGGTCACCTCGGAGACGAGCCGCATCAGGGCCGGGTAGAGCGGGAAGAACGCCGCCGAGTTCCCTTCGAGGGTGATCAGTCCGGTGGCTCCGGGGATCGGGCGGAGTTCGGGGTGGTAGCCGTGCGCGGCGATCTGCTGGTACCACCAGCCGTCCCAGGTGCCCAGGACGTCCCAGGCGTGGGCGCCGCCGCCGAAGCGGGGGTTCTTCTTCCGGAAGTCACCGGCGGAGTCCAGCAGGTACATGAAGACGGAGAAGCCGATGAGCTTCAGTACGCCGTACAGCGCCAGCGGCGGACCGTAGCGCACGGCCAGGCGGTGCAGCCGCTGCCGGCGGTCGGGCACGACGGGGTGCGGGGGTGCGGTGTGGTCGGGAACGACCGTGAGCGTCGTGTTCATCGGGCGGTCCGTCCCAGGGAGCGAGGGGTACGGGTGGCACGGGCTGCACGGCTGCTGAAGACCCAGGCCCGGAAGAGCAGGAACCGCAGCAGGGTCGCAGCGAGGTTGGCGGCCACCAGGACGGCGAGTTCGATGCGGTGATCGGCGGTGGGCGCGATGTGGTGCAGGGCCGCGAGTGATCCGCTGGTGAGCGCCAGGCCGACACAGAAGGTGACGAGGCCGCGGGCCTGGTGACGCAGGGCGCCGCCGCGGCCGCGCAGCCCGAAGGTGAGCCGCCGGTTCGCGGCCGTGTTGGCGACGGCGCAGGCCAGCAGCGCCACCGCGTTGGCGGCCTGGGGTCCCAGCGGCGGACGCAGCGCCGCGTACAGGATCAGATAGCAGAGGGTGCTCACCGCTCCTACGGCCGCGAAGCGCACCAGTTGCGTGAACAGACCGGGCGCCGGGGCCTCGGCTCCCTGGGACGGTTCCGCCGACGGCAGGGTGCCGCGGGCCAGTGCGCGGCCGATCCGGGCGATGCCCCGCAGGTCGGCCAGCGCGGTGGCGAGGATGTCCACCCGGCTGTCGGGGTCGTCCACCCAGTCCACCGGCACCTCGTGGATCCGCAGCCCCGCCCGCTCGGCGATCACCAGTAACTCGGTGTCGAAGAACCACGCGGAGTCCTCGACCAGGGGCAGCAGTTGCTCCGCGACCTCGCGCCGCACCGCCTTGAAACCGCACTGCGCGTCGGAGAAGCCCACGGCGAGCGTGGAGCGCAGCAGCACGTTGTAGCAGCGGGAGATGATCTCCCGCTTGGGGCCGCGCACCACCCGGGAGCCGTGGGCCAGCCGGGTGCCGATGGCGATGTCGGAGTGCCCGGAGATCAGCGGGGCCACCAACGGGAGCAGCGCGGCCAGTCCGGTCGACAGGTCCACGTCCACATACGCGAGCACCGGGGCCCGGGACCGTGACCAGGCCGCCCGCAGCGCGCGGCCCCGCCCCTTCTCCTCCAGCCGTATCCAGTCCGTCTCCGCCAGCTCGCCGGCCAGCCGGGCGGCGATCCGTGGCGTGGCGTCGGTGCTGGCGTTGTCGGCGACGGTGATCCGGAACGGGTACGGGAACGTCTCCCGCAGGTGCGCGTGCAGCCGTCGTACGCTCCGCTCCAGATCGGCCTCCTCGTTGAACACGGGCACGACCACGTCCAGGACGGGCTCCGGATGGTGCGCGGGGAGCGGGGCGGGGCGGGGCAGCCGGTCCCTTCCCATGAAGGCGATCGTCCCTGCGTTTGTCATGGTTCGTCCTTGTCTGTACTCCGGCGCAGGGCGTGCGGAAGGCACACGCGGCGCGGGGTGATCGCTGGGGTGGTCGAGTGGGGTTCTAGTCGGCCGAACCGATGAAGGACGACTCGGGGGCCGACGGCTCCCCTGTCTCCGGCACGCCCTGTGTCGAAGTGGGTGACGGACTGCTCTCGCCCGTGGCGCCGTTATCCGTGGCGCCCACGGACGGATCCCCGGAGTCCGAGGTCGCGCCCCCCGCCGACGCGGGGGGTGCGGTGGTGGGCGCGTACGAGTCCGCCGAGCCGGTCGGGGACGAGGACGGGGACGAAGTCGCGGTCGGCGACGGGCCCGGCGGCGAGGTCTCGCTCGCCGGGGACGACGGACTGACGGCGGGCCGC contains:
- a CDS encoding IclR family transcriptional regulator produces the protein MSEGRGVRGVKSASRTVALLELLAARGEEPSRLDQLAEELGVPRSSMYQLLRTLVDCGWVRTDATGSLYGIGIRALLTGTSYLDGDRRIRAVRPYLDEASDALGETIHLARLDGGDVVYLATRESHEYLRTISRVGRRVPAHAGALGKALLAERPDGELPLPEDPLTALTENTHTTRAALLADLARVRERGYSVDRQETVTGIAGFGFALRYGAPATDAISCSVPVARLTPDHEARIVAVMREIRAKIEAHLPRAPGAPDWR
- a CDS encoding glycosyltransferase; translation: MTNAGTIAFMGRDRLPRPAPLPAHHPEPVLDVVVPVFNEEADLERSVRRLHAHLRETFPYPFRITVADNASTDATPRIAARLAGELAETDWIRLEEKGRGRALRAAWSRSRAPVLAYVDVDLSTGLAALLPLVAPLISGHSDIAIGTRLAHGSRVVRGPKREIISRCYNVLLRSTLAVGFSDAQCGFKAVRREVAEQLLPLVEDSAWFFDTELLVIAERAGLRIHEVPVDWVDDPDSRVDILATALADLRGIARIGRALARGTLPSAEPSQGAEAPAPGLFTQLVRFAAVGAVSTLCYLILYAALRPPLGPQAANAVALLACAVANTAANRRLTFGLRGRGGALRHQARGLVTFCVGLALTSGSLAALHHIAPTADHRIELAVLVAANLAATLLRFLLFRAWVFSSRAARATRTPRSLGRTAR